A region from the Salvia splendens isolate huo1 chromosome 15, SspV2, whole genome shotgun sequence genome encodes:
- the LOC121767220 gene encoding 25.3 kDa vesicle transport protein has product MVKLTMIARVTDGLPLAEGLDDGRDVSDADFYKQQVKSLFKNLSRGHNEASRMSVETGPYIFHYIIEGRVCYLTMCDRAYPKKLAFQYLEDLKNEFERTYGNQIETAARPYAFIKFDTFIQKTKKLYQDTRTQRNISKLNDELYEVHQIMTRNVQEVLGVGEKLDQVSQMSSRLTSESRIYAEKAKDLNRQALIRKWAPVAVVLGVVFLVFWVKSKLY; this is encoded by the exons ATGGTGAAGTTGACTATGATTGCTCGTGTTACTGATGGCCTTCCGTTGGCAGAAGGATTGGATGATGGGCGTGATGTCTCCGATGCAGACTTTTATAAACAACAAGTGAAGTCTTTGTTCAAAAATCTATCAAGGGGTCATAATGAGGCGTCAAGGATGTCTGTCGAAACAGGGCCTTATATATTTCA TTATATTATTGAAGGGCGTGTATGCTACTTGACAATGTGCGACCGTGCTTATCCTAAGAAGCTTGCCTTTCAATATCTCGAAGATCTCAAGAATGAATTTGAGCGTACATATGGGAATCAGATCGAAACTGCTGCAAGACCTTATGCTTTTATAAAATTTG ACACATTTATACAGAAGACAAAAAAATTGTACCAGGACACAAGAACTCAACGGAATATTTCAAAGTTGAATGATGAACTCTATGAAGTTCACCAGATAATGACTCGCAATGTACAAGAAGTTCTTGGTGTTGGTGAAAAGTTGGACC AGGTCAGCCAGATGTCCAGTCGCTTAACATCAGAATCCCGCATTTATGCAGAGAAGGCAAAAGATTTGAACCGTCAG GCTCTGATTCGGAAATGGGCCCCCGTTGCTGTTGTTCTAGGAGTTGTGTTTCTCGTCTTCTGGGTCAAGAGCAAGCTTTATTGA
- the LOC121767219 gene encoding 3-oxoacyl-[acyl-carrier-protein] synthase II, chloroplastic-like: MVVASSLVSPLCTWLVATCLSSSSENKNLDKNSSYFQCQKKVRRRNLVALSSKNGGFSTLMEFCRIEPCEEFCNSRALFCVGAFADLGSKNRRPKRLSRAHVSDEEKVVASTETKKPKSKKRRVVVTGLGVVSPLGHNVDEFYGNLLQGISGVSQIESFDTTQFPTRIAGEIKNFSADGFISKKIAKRADKYMLYLLVAGKKALTDGKITDDVMKELDKGKCGILIGSALGGMKVFGDSVEALNVSHKKMNPFCVPFATTNMGSAVLAMELGWMGPTYAVSAACATSNICILNAAKHIMRGETDVMLCGGSDSAVIPIGIGGFSACGILSMGNDEPTKASRPWDMQSDGLVIGEGAGVLLLEELEHAKQRGAPIYAEFLGGSFAFDPYYTTDPHAHGRSKSCVRCIETALAESRVDREDINYINAHAASVPAFDLAEYQSIKHLFAQNSELRMNSTKSMIGHLLGAAGAVEAIATIKAIETRWIHPNINLEHPNQGLDSSVLVGHKKERLDVKVALSNSFGFGGHSSSILFAPYYRD, encoded by the exons ATGGTGGTAGCATCATCTCTTGTCTCTCCTCTTTGCACATGGTTAGTGGCAACATGCTTGAGTTCATCAAGTGAAAACAAGAATTTAGATAAAAATTCAAGTTATTTTCAATGCCAAAAGAAGGTGAGAAGGAGGAATTTGGTGGCTCTTAGTAGCAAAAATGGTGGATTCAGCACTTTGATGGAGTTTTGTCGTATCGAACCTTGCGAAGAGTTTTGCAATTCTCGCGCGTTGTTTTGTGTAGGTGCATTTGCGGATCTTGGATCCAAGAACCGGAGGCCAAAGCGATTGAGTCGAGCTCATGTCTCAG ATGAGGAGAAAGTTGTAGCGTCTACAGAGACGAAGAAACCAAAATCGAAGAAAAGGCGCGTCGTTGTAACGGGATTGGGTGTCGTATCACCACTTGGACACAATGTGGATGAATTTTATGGCAATCTTCTTCAAGGCATCAGTGGAGTTAGCCAGATTGAGTCATTTGACACTACTCAGTTTCCCACA AGAATTGCAGGAGAAATCAAGAATTTCTCAGCAGATGGTTTCATCTCAAAGAAGATAGCAAAGAGAGCAGACAAATACATGCTTTACCTTCTTGTTGCTGGTAAAAAGGCTTTGACAGATGGTAAAATCACAGATGATGTCATGAAGGAGTTAGACAAGGGTAAATGTGGCATTTTGATCGGTTCCGCCCTCGGGGGCATGAAG GTCTTTGGCGATAGTGTTGAAGCATTGAACGTGTCGCATAAGAAGATGAACCCTTTCTGTGTGCCTTTTGCTACGACGAACATGGGCTCAGCCGTTCTAGCAATGGAGTTG GGGTGGATGGGTCCGACCTACGCAGTTTCTGCAGCATGCGCGACGAGCAACATATGCATACTAAACGCAGCAAAACATATCATGCGAGGGGAAACC GATGTTATGCTATGTGGTGGCTCTGATTCTGCAGTAATTCCAATAG GAATTGGAGGATTTTCTGCTTGTGGAATACTTTCAATGGGGAATGATGAGCCAACCAAAGCTTCTCGTCCATGGGATATG CAAAGCGATGGATTGGTCATCGGAGAGGGGGCAGGCGTGCTACTACTCGAAGAATTGGAGCACGCAAAG CAAAGAGGCGCGCCTATATACGCCGAGTTTCTAGGGGGAAGCTTTGCATTCGATCCATACTATACAACGGACCCACACGCTCATGGTAGAA GTAAAAGTTGTGTTCGTTGTATAGAGACGGCGTTGGCTGAATCACGAGTCGATAGAGAAGATATCAACTACATAAATGCTCATGCTGCATCAGTACCAGCATTCGACTTAGCTGAATACCAATCTATTAAACATTTGTTTGCACAAAATTCTGAG CTAAGAATGAACTCAACAAAATCTATGATCGGTCACCTATTAGGGGCTGCTGGGGCTGTCGAAGCTATAGCAACTATCAAG GCTATAGAGACACGATGGATCCATCCAAATATCAACCTTGAACATCCAAACCAAGGCCTG GATTCAAGCGTTCTCGTTGGCCACAAGAAGGAACGCCTCGACGTTAAAGTAGCACTCTCTAACTCATTCGGATTTGGAGGGCATAGCTCGTCGATTTTATTTGCCCCTTATTACAGAGACTGA
- the LOC121768769 gene encoding oligouridylate-binding protein 1B-like: MLNQRLKQQQHQALMQQALLQQQSLYHPGLLAAPQIEPIPSGNLPPGFDPSTCRSVYVGNIHTQVTEPLLQEVFASTGPVEACKLIRKEKSSYGFIHYFDRRSASLAILTLNGRHLFGQPIKVNWAYASGQGEDTSSHYNIFVGDLSPEVTDAMLYSCFSVYPSCSDARVMWDQKTGRSRGFGFVSFRSPQEAQSAINDLTGKWLGSRQIRCNWATKGAGTSEDKQSSDSKSVVELTASEDVKEAASSDAPENNPQYTTVYVGNLAPEVTQVDLHRHFHALGAGSIEEVRVQRDKGFGFVRYSTHAGAAMAISMGNGQAYICGKPIKCSWGNKPTPAGTGSNPLPPPGPASMPGLSAADFLAYERQIALAKMGGVHPLMHPQGQHPLKQASMGMGAGASQAIYDGGYQNVAAAQHHLMYYQ, translated from the exons ATGCTGAATCAGAGATTGAAGCAGCAGCAGCACCAGGCGTTGATGCAACAAGCTCTCCTCCAGCAGCAATCTCTGTATCACCCCGGTCTCTTAGCTGCTCCGCAG ATCGAACCAATTCCAAGTGGAAATCTGCCTCCTGGGTTTGATCCAAGTACATGCCGCAGTGT GTATGTGGGAAATATTCATACACAGGTGACTGAACcacttcttcaagaagtttTTGCTAGTACTGGTCCTGTCGAGGCTTGCAAGCTGATCAGAAAGGAGAAG TCATCCTATGGATTTATTCACTACTTTGATCGTAGGTCAGCTTCACTTGCAATATTGACCCTAAATGGGAGACATCT GTTTGGGCAGCCTATCAAAGTTAACTGGGCATATGCCAGTGGTCAGGGGGAGGACACATCAA GCCACTACAACATTTTTGTTGGTGATCTAAGCCCAGAGGTTACTGATGCAATGCTGTATTCCTGCTTTTCTGTTTACCCTAGTTGTTC AGATGCAAGGGTTATGTGGGATCAAAAGACTGGCCGTTCAAGGGGATTTGGATTTGTGTCTTTCAGAAGCCCACAG GAGGCGCAGAGTGCAATTAATGATTTAACTG GTAAATGGCTTGGCAGCAGGCAGATACGTTGCAATTGGGCCACAAAGGGTGCTGGGACCAGTGAGGACAAACAGAGCTCAGATTCTAAAAGTGTTGTAGAACTTACAGCCTCAG AGGATGTTAAAGAGGCCGCAAGTAGTGATGCTCCTGAGAATAACCCTCAATATACAACTGTGTACGTCGGCAACCTTGCCCCAGAG GTAACCCAGGTTGACCTCCATCGCCACTTCCACGCACTTGGTGCAGGATCAATTGAGGAAGTTAGGGTCCAACGTGATAAGGGTTTTGGCTTTGTTCGGTATAGTACTCATGCTGGCGCAGCAATGGCTATTTCAATGGGAAATGGTCAGGCCTATATCTGCGGTAAACCAATCAAG TGTTCATGGGGAAACAAGCCAACTCCAGCTGGAACGGGCTCAAACCCACTTCCCCCACCCGGGCCTGCATCCATGCCGGGCCTCTCCGCAGCTGACTTCCTGGCCTATGAGCGGCAAATTGCACTTGCCAAAATGGGCGGCGTGCATCCCCTAATGCATCCACAGGGGCAGCATCCTCTGAAGCAAGCGTCCATGGGGATGGGTGCCGGTGCTAGCCAGGCCATCTACGACGGTGGCTATCAGAACGTTGCTGCGGCCCAGCATCATCTCATGTACTACCAGTAA
- the LOC121769503 gene encoding exocyst complex component EXO70B1-like codes for MEPPESAFSTAEDVILRWDSSASEDARDKMIFSSDRHEIDRYLDAVDELQKSMDSTSLSDSSALQIAMARLEDEFRTILLSHTSPIEAESLSESTHSEFASQEFDSKDEIEIGESSYEKQLSSSSTTSSCYKSTSSIREVDLIPGDAVYDLRCIAERMIGAGYLRECIQVYASVRKSAVDASLRRLSVEKLSIGDIQKLEWETLETKIRRWIRAARICIRVLFASERRLCEQIFEDLGTSADDSCFMETIKGPAIQLFNFAEAISIGKRSPEKLFKILDLHDALSDLLPDIDSVFESKSSESIRVEAVEILSRLAEAARGILSEFESAVLREPSRVPVPGGTIHPLTRYVMNYISLISDYKQTLIELIVSKPSTGPRYSSDPNVPDMDISEYEGQASTLALHLIWIIIILQFNLDGKSKHYKDTSLAHIFMMNNVHYIVQKIKGSPELREMIGDDYLRKMTGKFRVSATNYQRATWVKVLYCLRDEGLHVSGSFSSGVSKSALRERFKAFNSMFEEVHRTQATWLIPETQLREELRISISEKLLPAYRSFLGRFRSHIESGRHPENYIKYSAEDLESAVLDFFEGYPVTQHLRKRSQ; via the coding sequence ATGGAACCGCCGGAATCCGCCTTCTCCACCGCCGAGGACGTCATCCTCCGCTGGGACTCCTCCGCCTCCGAAGACGCCCGCGACAAGATGATCTTCAGCAGCGACCGCCACGAAATCGACCGCTACCTCGACGCCGTCGACGAGCTCCAGAAATCCATGGACTCCACCTCCCTCTCCGACTCCTCCGCCCTCCAGATCGCCATGGCTcgcctcgaggacgagttccgCACCATCCTCCTCTCCCACACCTCCCCAATCGAGGCCGAGTCGCTCAGCGAGTCAACTCACTCCGAGTTCGCCTCTCAGGAATTCGACTCCAAAGACGAAATCGAGATCGGAGAGAGCAGCTACGAGAAGCAATTGAGCAGCAGCAGCACCACCAGCAGCTGCTACAAGTCCACCAGCAGCATCCGCGAGGTAGATCTCATCCCCGGCGACGCCGTCTACGACCTCCGCTGCATCGCCGAGCGGATGATCGGCGCCGGCTACCTCCGCGAGTGCATCCAGGTCTACGCGAGCGTGCGCAAATCCGCCGTCGACGCCAGCCTCCGGCGCCTGAGCGTCGAGAAGCTCAGCATCGGCGACATCCAGAAGCTCGAGTGGGAGACGCTCGAGACGAAGATCCGCCGCTGGATTCGCGCCGCCAGGATCTGCATCCGCGTACTCTTCGCCAGCGAGCGCCGCCTCTGCGAGCAGATTTTCGAAGATTTAGGAACCTCCGCCGACGATTCGTGCTTCATGGAAACAATCAAAGGTCCTGCTATTCAGCTCTTCAATTTCGCAGAAGCGATTAGTATTGGCAAGCGATCGCCTGAGAAACTGTTTAAGATACTCGATTTACATGATGCTTTATCTGATTTGTTGCCTGATATTGATTCCGTTTTCGAGTCAAAATCTAGTGAGTCAATTAGGGTTGAGGCTGTTGAGATACTCTCTAGGCTAGCCGAGGCAGCCAGAGGGATACTATCCGAATTCGAGAGCGCTGTGCTTCGCGAGCCCTCGAGAGTTCCGGTTCCTGGCGGCACGATTCATCCATTGACTAGATATGTGATGAATTACATAAGTTTGATTTCGGATTATAAGCAGACTTTGATCGAATTGATCGTGTCGAAGCCCTCCACTGGTCCGAGGTACTCGAGCGATCCCAATGTTCCGGATATGGATATCTCTGAGTATGAAGGGCAGGCTTCGACGCTGGCCCTTCATTTGATTTGGATCATTATCATTTTGCAGTTCAATTTGGATGGGAAGTCTAAGCACTATAAGGATACTTCATTAGCTCATATCTTTATGATGAATAATGTTCATTATATTGTGCAAAAGATCAAGGGGTCGCCGGAGTTGAGGGAAATGATTGGGGATGATTATCTAAGGAAGATGACGGGGAAGTTCCGGGTCTCTGCAACTAATTACCAGCGGGCAACGTGGGTGAAAGTATTGTACTGCTTGAGGGACGAGGGTTTGCACGTAAGTGGAAGTTTCTCATCCGGTGTGTCAAAGAGTGCTCTGAGAGAGAGGTTTAAGGCATTCAATTCCATGTTTGAGGAGGTGCATAGAACTCAGGCGACATGGTTGATTCCCGAGACACAGCTCCGAGAGGAGCTCAGGATTTCCATATCGGAGAAGCTCCTCCCTGCGTATAGATCGTTTCTTGGGAGGTTCAGAAGTCATATCGAGAGTGGGAGGCACCCTGAGAATTACATCAAATACTCAGCCGAGGATCTTGAAAGCGCAGTCTTGGACTTCTTTGAGGGGTACCCTGTGACGCAGCATTTGAGGAAGAGATCTCAGTGA